The following nucleotide sequence is from Sulfurospirillum arsenophilum NBRC 109478.
GGGTGTTAAAACCATTATGTACAACTGTAACCCTGAAACTGTATCAACGGATTATGATACCAGTGACATTCTTTACTTTGAACCGATTGATTTTGAACACGTGAGAAGCGTGGTTGAAAAAGAGAATCCAGATGGCGTTATTGTACATTTTGGTGGACAAACACCTCTCAAGTTAGCGAAAAAACTAACGGTTATGGGCGCGAAGATCATCGGTACAACAGCACGTGTGATTGATATGGCAGAAGATCGAGAAAAATTCTCACAATTTATTACAGAAAATAACATCAAACAGCCAAATAATGCAACGGCAACGAGTGAAGAAGAGGCGATTGAGAAAGCAAAAGAGATCGGCTATCCTGTTTTAGTACGTCCAAGTTATGTTTTGGGTGGACGTGCAATGCGTATCGTTTATAACGAGAGCGAACTTCGCACCTACATGAATGAAGCGGTAAGCGTAAGCCACAATTCACCTGTACTGATCGATCAATTCCTTGATCGTGCCATTGAGGTTGATGTTGATGCGATTTGTGATGGTAAAGAAGTGTACATCGGTGGCATTATGCAACATATCGAAGAGGCTGGAATTCATAGTGGTGATAGCGCATGTTCACTGCCTTCTATCTCTTTGAGTGATGAACTTCTTTCAAAAATAGAATCACAAACTAAACAAATTGCCCTCAATCTTGGCGTTGTAGGTTTAATGAACATTCAATATGCCATTTACCAAGACGATGTTTACATGATCGAAGTTAATCCACGTGCGAGTCGTACAGTGCCATTTGTCAGTAAAGCAACAGGAATGCCGATGGCGAAAATCGCAACACGCGTCATGTACCAAGGAAATCTAAGAGAAGCACTTGCTTTCTATGACAAATTTGATGTTGTTCGTGAGGGCAATGGCATCTTAAAACCTAAAAAGTTTGACCACGTTGCGGTTAAAGAAGCGGTCTTCCCGTTCAATAAACTCCAAGGTGCAGACCTCATTCTAGGACCTGAGATGAAGTCAACGGGTGAAGTTATGGGCATTAGTCGAAACTTCCCAGCTTCGTTTGCAAAAAGCCAAATTGCTTCGGCTAACGTGCTTCCAAAAAGTGGTTCTGTCTTTATCTCTTTAGTAGACATCGACAAATCCTTTGCAAAAGAGATCGGTACTAAATTTGAAGCCTTAGGTTTTAAAGTGGTCGCAACGGGTGGAACACACAAAGCACTTCGGGATGCAGGTGTGGACGCAGAGTTTGTGTATAAAATCTCAGAAGGTCGTCCAAACATTGAAGATAAACTCAAAAATGGCGACATTGCCCTTGTGATTAATACCAGCGATAATAAATCAAGCAAAGACGATGCGAAGAAAATTCGCCAAGCGGTTCTTCGCTTTAAAATTCCTTACTTTACCACTGTCTCTGCGGCATCTGCGGCAACAACAGCGATTGAGTACATTCAAGACAAAAGCGCACTTGAGCCAAGAGCGTTACAAGATTATTTAAACTAGAACCCATGAACCCCGACCTTGTTTATCTAGCGCAAACAGAGACAACGGCGGGGTTCCTCTCCCAAAATGCAGATGCACTCTCCCGCATCAAAAATCGTCCAAGCGGTAAATCGTTTCTCATCAGTGTCGATTCTCTTCAAACCCTTCGTAGTTTTACCAGAGTTCCAAAACACCATAAAAATCACATTCGTAGAGCCAAAAAAACAACCTTTGTCTATCCATGTGGTTTGGCGATTCGCGTTGTAAAAGATGAAGAACATTTGCAGTTTCTACGAAAATTAAAATGGAGTTACTCGACTTCGTCCAATCTTAGCGGAAAGGGCTTTGATGAAGTTTATGCCCAAGAGAGAGCAGATGTCATACTCTTTACATGTAAAGGTTTTTTTGAAGATAAACCTTCATCTATTTACAGACTTGGAAAAAGAAAAATGAGGAAATTGCGCTAATGAACTTACATAAACTCCAAGAGGCAGAAGCCTATTTTTTAGAACTTTACCCACAAGGTTTTGAAGATGTAGGACTTTTGCCCATCATTAAAAGGCACAACACCGCTAAACTAGGCGAACAAGTCCGTGAGATGTTCGCCAAAGAGAACTTCACACAGCCCGACATCATCTGTGAAAATTTCGCCAAAATCGTCTCCAAATCAACCCTCATTTCACTCTTTGAAAAACCAAAAGTAAGAGATATGATTAAGTCGATGCGCATGGAGCGAAAAGATATGCTCTGCATTGGACTGTACGAAATGCTTTATGGCGATCAAAAAGAGGGATTTGACACTTTGGTAGAGGTGCTCTCGTTTTATAGTTTGGCAAAATGGTCAATCGTAACCTTGATACCTTATTATTTTTACAGAGATAAAGAATTTTTCATCAAGCCTACAACCACCAAAAATATCATTGAATTTTTTGAAATAGAAGGTTTGGCCTATAAGCCTAAACCGAGTTATGAGTTTTACGTGGCATATAAAAAAATCTTAGGGAGCATGAGAGCAGAAGTCAGTGAGAAGATAAGTCCTAATGATAATGCTGGATTTACGGGCTTTTTAATGATGATAATGGAAGAATGATTGAATATAAGATAAGGGAATTTTACTAATGTGCAAAAGAAGTCTAGCTATAATTGTATTTTTTATAAAGAAACTTCTTTTTGTTTTTTGGCCATCATTGATTTTATTTTTTTGGTATGGTGCAATTAGTCTTTTGTGCACATATGAAACTAGCGCTGGCGATAGTGGACTAGGTTTGTATACAACTAATTTTATTTGGATAGGTGGAATAATATCACTGATTATATATGAATTTATTCAGCCCGTAGTTATATTGCTGTTTACTTATAAGTATATTAAAAATACACGAACATTTTTAATAACATATTATCTATTTTTGGTATCTTATTTTTTATTTATTATAAAGTACATTATGTTTAAAGGGGAAATACATTCGATTGCATTAAGTGGGGTAAGCTTAAATGCATTGTTATTTTATTTGTGTTCTTTTTCTTTTATATTTTTTTTTATAACAGAATTATACAAATCCAAAACAAAGATGATTAGATATTTATTTGGATTTTTATCCGCTATTTCTGATGTAGTAATAT
It contains:
- a CDS encoding Sua5/YciO/YrdC/YwlC family protein, with the protein product MNPDLVYLAQTETTAGFLSQNADALSRIKNRPSGKSFLISVDSLQTLRSFTRVPKHHKNHIRRAKKTTFVYPCGLAIRVVKDEEHLQFLRKLKWSYSTSSNLSGKGFDEVYAQERADVILFTCKGFFEDKPSSIYRLGKRKMRKLR